From a single Lewinella sp. LCG006 genomic region:
- a CDS encoding T9SS type A sorting domain-containing protein, which translates to MVEKIEGAANIGQLTYVHVRADSVYHYNAIADRFELRFVYESPTTESDLLDFTVNYEAPWHGPCAPGPDVAQVYVDSLTLRNINGYAFPIQNLRVANNGSFDHDLITKVYTGIGNDKSFRLELGYGLCDLPWYTTKLRCFEANGLTHNFVDYPCDSTWLISSTEDLTFDPPVEVFPNPSRGEIHLRGLPARPVPYVVYDSQGRLRQNGMLRDNQLRLETPGVYFLYLTVGDKVVVRKLVIF; encoded by the coding sequence GTGGTCGAAAAAATCGAGGGAGCCGCTAACATAGGGCAACTCACCTACGTACACGTACGAGCGGACAGTGTTTACCACTATAACGCAATAGCGGACCGCTTCGAGTTGCGCTTTGTCTACGAGTCGCCCACTACTGAGTCGGATTTACTCGATTTTACCGTCAACTACGAAGCCCCTTGGCACGGCCCCTGCGCTCCGGGCCCGGACGTTGCCCAGGTCTACGTCGACTCCCTGACGTTACGCAACATCAACGGCTATGCTTTTCCGATCCAAAACCTGCGCGTGGCGAACAACGGCTCGTTTGATCACGATCTCATCACCAAAGTCTACACTGGTATCGGCAACGACAAGAGTTTTCGTCTGGAACTAGGTTACGGACTGTGCGACCTCCCCTGGTACACCACCAAGCTTCGCTGCTTCGAGGCCAACGGGCTAACGCACAACTTCGTGGACTATCCCTGCGATTCTACCTGGCTGATTTCCAGTACCGAGGATTTGACTTTTGATCCGCCGGTAGAGGTGTTTCCCAATCCCAGTCGGGGAGAGATTCACTTACGTGGCTTACCCGCCAGACCGGTCCCCTACGTAGTGTATGATTCGCAAGGTAGACTCAGACAAAATGGCATGCTGCGGGACAATCAATTGAGGCTGGAGACCCCGGGAGTCTACTTTTTGTACTTGACCGTAGGGGATAAAGTGGTCGTTAGGAAATTGGTGATATTTTAA
- a CDS encoding amidohydrolase family protein, whose amino-acid sequence MAGKIVCLSLALFYSCSFLKPEDGSHYQVIEEVNVIDVVQGKLLTSQTVVLKDSLIHFIGKEWRVPANAQITTINGRGKYLMPGMWDMHFHLAWDAGNDSLLFDVLLAHGITGVRDMGGDLAIQRAMKQKVAGNPTSGPALFGAGPILDGNPPVMYDFTIPIDDSSGQVEFLLDSLVEAGSDFFKTYSLIQEPIVEEIAAYAQEHQLSFAGHLSEYIEPERSIQLGQKSIEHLNRLEEIWQADTARITRIAALMKEQGTWLCPTLLVYFVKANRRDSALVQSTYEPFIHPFLQQEWASSRARRMSKNSEEDWERQASLFEQQKALVGFLHQQGVRILAGTDFAGMPYVYPGVGLQQELQLLHEAGLSNAEVLATATIHPAIFMGIQDKSGTVAIGKYADLVLLRENPLEGIDAIAKIDQVFRRGRGVLSINRDRGDTR is encoded by the coding sequence ATGGCTGGGAAAATAGTATGCTTAAGTCTGGCGCTGTTCTACAGTTGTTCTTTTCTAAAACCAGAAGATGGTTCACATTATCAGGTTATAGAGGAGGTGAATGTTATAGATGTAGTCCAAGGGAAGTTGTTGACGTCACAAACAGTTGTTCTCAAGGATTCACTCATCCATTTTATAGGAAAAGAATGGCGAGTACCAGCTAATGCTCAAATTACGACGATAAATGGCCGCGGTAAATACCTGATGCCCGGTATGTGGGACATGCATTTTCATTTGGCCTGGGATGCTGGGAATGATTCTCTGCTGTTTGATGTTTTATTAGCGCACGGGATTACTGGCGTACGTGACATGGGGGGAGACTTGGCGATTCAACGAGCGATGAAGCAAAAAGTGGCGGGGAATCCAACCAGCGGTCCAGCGCTTTTTGGAGCTGGTCCTATATTAGATGGCAACCCACCCGTGATGTACGATTTTACTATTCCGATTGATGACTCCTCTGGTCAGGTCGAATTTTTATTGGACAGCTTAGTTGAAGCAGGTTCCGATTTCTTTAAGACTTACTCCTTAATTCAGGAACCCATTGTGGAAGAAATAGCCGCTTATGCTCAGGAACACCAGCTGTCGTTTGCCGGTCACCTGTCCGAATACATCGAACCCGAGCGCTCCATCCAATTAGGCCAAAAAAGCATCGAACACCTCAACCGTTTAGAAGAAATTTGGCAAGCTGATACTGCTCGAATTACCCGGATTGCCGCACTTATGAAAGAACAAGGCACTTGGTTGTGCCCGACGCTCTTGGTCTATTTTGTCAAAGCCAATAGGAGGGATAGCGCGCTGGTTCAGTCCACTTACGAGCCCTTTATCCACCCTTTCTTACAACAAGAATGGGCGAGTAGTCGTGCCCGCCGTATGAGTAAAAATTCAGAAGAGGACTGGGAAAGGCAAGCAAGTCTTTTCGAGCAACAAAAAGCACTGGTAGGTTTTCTCCACCAACAAGGCGTACGTATCCTGGCGGGGACAGATTTTGCGGGGATGCCCTATGTCTATCCCGGCGTTGGCTTACAGCAAGAGTTACAGCTCCTCCACGAGGCCGGCCTAAGCAATGCGGAAGTACTGGCGACTGCAACCATCCATCCCGCCATTTTTATGGGGATACAGGATAAATCGGGTACTGTCGCGATAGGGAAGTATGCTGATTTGGTACTCCTGCGAGAAAACCCACTAGAGGGTATTGATGCAATAGCAAAGATTGATCAGGTGTTTCGGCGGGGGAGAGGTGTTCTTTCGATAAATCGGGATCGCGGAGATACTCGCTGA
- a CDS encoding alpha-ketoglutarate-dependent dioxygenase AlkB, producing the protein MNHELFEPILLDKKAKVYVSNTVPQFNLSYEAFLQLWERHPPSYHRLMMHGKEVLTPRWQQAYGKNYRYTGSQNNALAIDQDLKKYLEWACEHIDSRLNGLLLNWYDGQQNHYIGAHRDDTRDLMTGSPIVTISFGQERIFRMRPHGMKGFKDFTVRNGEAIIIPWETNLSWTHEVPAFKKYNGKRISITMRAFK; encoded by the coding sequence ATGAACCATGAATTGTTTGAGCCGATTCTTTTAGACAAAAAGGCCAAAGTCTATGTTTCCAACACCGTTCCTCAATTCAATTTATCATATGAAGCCTTTTTGCAACTTTGGGAAAGGCATCCACCATCCTACCATCGGTTGATGATGCATGGTAAAGAGGTACTTACGCCACGTTGGCAACAGGCTTATGGTAAGAATTACCGATATACCGGATCTCAAAATAACGCCCTTGCTATTGATCAGGATTTGAAGAAATACCTCGAGTGGGCTTGCGAACATATTGACTCCCGCTTGAACGGGTTGCTACTGAACTGGTACGATGGCCAGCAAAATCATTATATTGGTGCACACCGTGATGATACGCGAGACCTGATGACCGGTAGTCCTATTGTAACTATATCATTTGGACAAGAGCGCATTTTCAGGATGCGGCCACATGGAATGAAAGGATTCAAAGACTTTACAGTTCGAAATGGTGAGGCGATAATTATCCCTTGGGAGACAAATCTTAGCTGGACACACGAGGTTCCAGCTTTTAAAAAATACAATGGAAAACGAATTTCTATCACCATGAGAGCTTTCAAATAG
- a CDS encoding adenylate/guanylate cyclase domain-containing protein, which translates to MRRYAFILGVLLCGIATPAMLVGQGLDTDLEVYEFSDGLSHRNVFKITQDTTGMIWLATINGLNSFDGYAFRTYNPGSVQGKLPVEMVADIVLSPDQQFVLASPDFLTTFVPEERKATARQIKPGALVRRESWAPHNLCFVNKQLWCTVYDEKDGQNWLAKQQNGQLQLLRKLPGSGTQKPLTSWRGHLVMASSEDNKVEIIATNGNVLRTLEVGTDTLAASPVAALFTNQNELWILLEDGRIYVQTDEAKAAVRWGTLPFVRANAQLAALLVEDDQDVWVGGFGTLWYYDHWQKSWVDYDQSIRQELKNTCTYRQVYQDYSGAIWLATDFGALKITQSDRLFDHYLSGGSEYCSNVYCSIRGMTEDEKGNVYFSYYNSLHVLNAETQLLRPLFPRQDYFNYPFGIAYAKGALFTGNGIRIDLATMQIDTLFAGIREDRGAVLVDQEGDVWIGYDQQLYRYDDIKGVAKPVFTNDSLSIKGTISYLFQGTESKRIWIATLDNGLYGWDIGDDLPGVHYSTAKESPVVLPHQQINVVLSLERGVLWLGTALGLVKLDLNSNNLEAYTQEQGLPNDFINGVLPEGDSCLWVSTDNGLSRINITNGRIFNFSVADGLSANEFNRMSFFKAKNGRFYFGGLNGVNTFLPDERYRAQKDARRSLALVLTSFSYLDGQGDSLRTFIRQQQSGIAPFTLTHRDRMFTAEFALMDYRNPAENTFQYYLEGYDEEWSSPSNVPMVRFSDLKPGSYTLHVRARSGREAWGTQEITVPIRIQPALYQRFWFWPLIILLSIVLAGGLTQYRVYALQKRREELEAEVANRTQELEAEKEKSEELLLNILPAELAQELKENGFAKAKRHERVTVMFSDFKGFTAISEQLEPEQLVAEIDLCFRAFDEITERHGLEKIKTIGDAYLMVGGISQKAEDQARRVVMAALEIQEFMKAIAVERKLHNRHFFEARIGIHTGPLVAGIVGIKKFAYDIWGDTVNIASRMETNGVVGEVNLSETTYDLVKEDFRCKLYGRYSENNTELKMFLVEEYTR; encoded by the coding sequence ATGAGAAGGTACGCATTTATTTTAGGAGTATTGTTGTGTGGTATCGCTACGCCAGCAATGCTGGTTGGGCAGGGTCTGGATACGGACCTTGAGGTCTATGAATTTTCTGATGGCCTTAGTCATCGCAACGTATTTAAGATTACTCAGGACACCACAGGCATGATCTGGTTGGCGACGATCAATGGCCTCAATAGTTTTGATGGTTACGCTTTCCGTACTTATAATCCTGGCTCAGTACAGGGTAAGCTGCCCGTAGAGATGGTGGCCGATATTGTCTTGTCGCCAGATCAGCAATTTGTATTAGCAAGTCCTGACTTCCTGACTACTTTCGTACCAGAAGAACGTAAAGCCACTGCCCGACAAATCAAGCCTGGGGCATTGGTGCGGCGGGAGTCGTGGGCTCCACATAATTTATGTTTTGTCAACAAACAACTTTGGTGTACCGTCTACGATGAGAAGGACGGGCAAAACTGGTTGGCAAAACAGCAAAATGGACAACTCCAACTGCTCCGTAAATTGCCCGGGTCGGGGACCCAAAAGCCGCTCACTTCCTGGCGTGGTCATCTAGTAATGGCCAGTAGTGAAGATAATAAAGTTGAAATCATTGCCACCAACGGCAATGTGTTACGCACGCTGGAAGTGGGGACAGATACCCTAGCAGCCAGCCCGGTAGCCGCATTGTTTACTAATCAAAATGAGCTCTGGATACTTTTAGAAGACGGGCGTATCTATGTTCAAACCGATGAGGCTAAAGCGGCTGTTCGTTGGGGAACGCTTCCTTTTGTACGTGCGAATGCGCAGTTAGCTGCTCTGTTAGTAGAAGATGATCAAGATGTATGGGTAGGAGGTTTTGGAACCTTATGGTACTATGATCATTGGCAAAAAAGTTGGGTAGATTACGACCAATCTATTCGACAAGAATTAAAAAACACCTGTACCTACCGGCAGGTGTATCAGGACTATTCCGGAGCAATCTGGTTGGCGACAGATTTTGGTGCCTTAAAAATAACCCAATCGGATCGTCTGTTTGATCACTATCTCAGTGGAGGGAGTGAATATTGTAGCAATGTTTACTGTAGTATTCGCGGCATGACCGAGGATGAGAAAGGTAATGTTTACTTTTCCTACTATAATTCGCTTCATGTGCTGAACGCTGAGACCCAGTTGTTGCGGCCACTTTTCCCAAGGCAGGATTATTTTAATTACCCTTTTGGTATTGCTTACGCGAAAGGGGCGCTCTTCACCGGGAACGGCATCCGAATAGACCTTGCTACGATGCAGATCGATACGCTTTTTGCCGGAATACGTGAAGATCGTGGGGCTGTATTAGTTGATCAGGAAGGAGATGTCTGGATTGGTTACGATCAGCAGCTTTATCGTTATGACGATATAAAAGGAGTTGCCAAGCCTGTCTTTACCAATGACAGTTTATCAATCAAAGGAACCATCTCTTATTTATTCCAGGGCACTGAAAGTAAACGCATCTGGATAGCTACGCTGGATAATGGGCTTTATGGCTGGGATATTGGAGATGATCTTCCGGGTGTTCATTATTCTACGGCAAAAGAAAGTCCGGTAGTTTTGCCACATCAACAAATCAATGTCGTTCTTTCCTTGGAGAGAGGAGTGTTGTGGTTGGGTACAGCCCTTGGCTTGGTAAAGCTGGATTTGAATAGCAATAATTTAGAAGCTTATACCCAGGAGCAAGGCCTACCCAATGATTTTATCAATGGCGTTTTGCCGGAAGGTGATAGTTGTTTGTGGGTGAGCACAGACAACGGCTTGAGTAGAATTAATATCACCAACGGCAGGATTTTTAATTTTTCGGTTGCGGATGGCCTTTCGGCCAATGAGTTCAACCGGATGTCCTTTTTTAAAGCTAAAAATGGGCGGTTTTATTTTGGGGGCCTCAACGGGGTCAATACTTTTTTGCCTGACGAACGCTACCGTGCACAGAAAGACGCGCGTCGTTCCCTGGCACTGGTACTCACCAGCTTTAGTTACCTGGACGGACAGGGAGATAGTTTGCGCACTTTTATTCGGCAACAGCAGAGTGGCATTGCACCATTTACCCTTACCCATCGTGATCGTATGTTTACCGCTGAATTTGCGCTGATGGATTATCGCAACCCTGCGGAAAACACTTTCCAGTACTATCTGGAAGGCTATGATGAAGAATGGTCGAGTCCCAGCAACGTGCCCATGGTGCGGTTTTCTGACCTCAAACCAGGTAGCTATACCCTACACGTGCGTGCCCGTAGTGGACGAGAGGCCTGGGGGACGCAGGAAATAACCGTGCCCATTCGTATCCAACCTGCCCTCTACCAGCGATTTTGGTTTTGGCCATTGATCATATTGTTGAGCATTGTTCTTGCGGGTGGACTAACGCAGTATCGGGTTTATGCTTTGCAGAAGAGGCGTGAAGAACTGGAGGCTGAGGTTGCTAACCGAACCCAGGAGTTGGAGGCGGAAAAAGAAAAAAGTGAAGAACTATTGCTCAATATTTTACCCGCAGAATTGGCGCAAGAACTCAAAGAAAATGGCTTCGCTAAAGCCAAGCGACACGAGCGAGTGACCGTTATGTTTAGTGATTTTAAAGGATTTACAGCTATTTCTGAACAACTGGAACCCGAACAGCTCGTGGCTGAGATAGACCTGTGTTTTCGAGCCTTTGATGAAATTACGGAGCGGCACGGTTTAGAAAAGATAAAAACCATTGGTGATGCCTATTTAATGGTGGGCGGAATCAGTCAGAAAGCAGAAGATCAAGCCCGTAGAGTAGTCATGGCTGCGCTGGAAATTCAAGAGTTTATGAAAGCAATCGCAGTAGAGCGAAAACTGCACAATCGACATTTTTTTGAAGCTCGTATCGGTATTCACACGGGCCCACTGGTAGCAGGGATCGTAGGGATCAAGAAGTTTGCTTATGATATTTGGGGCGATACCGTAAATATCGCTTCGCGTATGGAAACCAATGGTGTAGTAGGTGAGGTGAATCTTTCTGAAACAACGTACGATCTAGTGAAAGAGGATTTTCGTTGTAAACTCTACGGGCGTTATTCTGAAAATAATACAGAACTGAAGATGTTTTTGGTAGAGGAATATACAAGATGA
- a CDS encoding M1 family metallopeptidase, which yields MSLPVFVKPTNLQYLSICFLLAATLPLIGQGDYFQQEVNFSIQIELDDQLHQLRGQWSMDYHNNSPDTLTYIYLHLWPNAYQNRSTAFAQQELASGSVDFYFAPDEDLGFIDSLNFSSKNKPLTVVPTELGPDVVKLILNEPLPPRQALSIESPFRLQFPASFSRLGHVGQSYQVTQWYPKPAVYDQDGWHPMAYLDYGEYYSEFGSYDVSLTLPANYLVGATGELQTKSEQAWLLDRAQATALKSWSDYDPSVYVSPDFPASAPEQKTLQYEAHQVHDFAWFADKRFHVLHDSVTISGKEQPVQVWSFFTDEQAHLWQNSLEYLKRSTAFYSEHIGPYPYPQVTAVQSALSAGGGMEYPMITVIGLASDGRALDNVITHEVGHNWFYGILASNERAHSWMDEGFNSYYDHRYEHQYYGPSTLLPKAMGGNSPTDLDEIGYRYYACQRLTQAPDTPAEQLKFYNYWVGAYGTPAKALRQLEGYWGKERFDQAMKTYYQEWQFKHPRPQDVQSALERAGKDDLSWLFQGFMQSVALEDYALEKITQGSQPSVKLSNKGTIAGPFALQTIDSNGDTTLSWHPGFIGDSQIDLANKTYQQILIDPAHHSLEAYRENNGWQRGWGKFAPPQLRLFTGLKSDTRSTLFAFPLFGYNEDDGFLPGLVFHNRGIVPQTIEWVAAPFYGSKSKSIVGMLGLQVRIKPSVNSSIREIKLQSNLRRFDFATYEAAALPLSFQRGAAGVSFVFHERPTSKWVPSITTRSLFIRTEQLNFSIEGDFLGTQNRHQDIYELGFHLDRDWVLSPAHFRLAFEHANYTDDFSREQLHNKLILEGKGKLLYQAHKAFHWRLFAGFFLSNSLQTTTYTPAQAFSLFDRGTDDYRFDNAYLGRTATDGIATQQLGLRAGGFRAPVPTAFQVGRSNKRMISLNTSVDLPFTPDWLPLRPYLDAGSYVAPTFNGDENKFLWTGGLALEWLDGHMGVYAPLFGSPEIINPLKEKGGIVERIAFRLLLTELGPWKWADGLRNW from the coding sequence ATGAGCTTACCCGTATTCGTCAAGCCTACTAACTTGCAATATCTGAGCATTTGCTTCCTGCTCGCAGCTACCCTGCCGCTTATTGGGCAAGGTGATTACTTCCAGCAAGAAGTAAATTTCTCCATTCAGATAGAATTGGACGATCAACTTCATCAACTCCGAGGGCAATGGAGCATGGATTACCACAATAATTCTCCGGATACCCTTACTTATATCTACCTCCACCTTTGGCCCAACGCCTACCAAAATCGCAGCACCGCCTTTGCGCAACAAGAACTGGCCAGTGGTTCCGTCGATTTCTATTTTGCGCCGGACGAAGACCTGGGGTTTATTGACAGTCTGAATTTTTCCAGTAAAAACAAACCACTCACGGTCGTCCCCACAGAGTTGGGACCAGATGTTGTTAAGCTCATTCTCAACGAACCACTGCCCCCCAGGCAAGCGCTAAGCATCGAGTCACCATTCAGGCTACAATTCCCGGCATCTTTTTCCCGGCTTGGGCACGTAGGACAGTCTTATCAAGTTACCCAATGGTACCCCAAACCCGCCGTTTATGACCAGGATGGCTGGCACCCGATGGCCTATCTCGACTACGGGGAATATTACAGCGAATTTGGCTCCTACGATGTTTCCCTTACCCTGCCCGCTAACTATCTTGTTGGTGCAACCGGAGAACTCCAAACGAAATCGGAACAGGCATGGTTGCTGGATCGCGCGCAAGCAACGGCACTAAAAAGTTGGTCGGACTACGATCCGTCAGTATATGTGTCTCCCGATTTTCCGGCAAGTGCACCCGAGCAAAAAACACTTCAGTACGAAGCACACCAGGTACATGATTTTGCCTGGTTTGCCGACAAGCGCTTTCATGTTTTACACGACAGTGTTACCATTAGTGGTAAGGAACAGCCTGTACAAGTATGGTCCTTTTTTACGGATGAGCAAGCTCATTTATGGCAAAATTCTTTGGAATACCTCAAGCGTTCAACCGCCTTTTACAGCGAACATATTGGCCCTTATCCTTACCCGCAAGTGACGGCCGTGCAGAGCGCACTGAGTGCCGGCGGCGGAATGGAATACCCCATGATTACCGTGATCGGGCTGGCCAGCGATGGCCGCGCACTTGACAATGTGATTACCCATGAGGTAGGCCACAACTGGTTTTACGGCATCCTCGCCAGCAACGAACGCGCACATTCCTGGATGGACGAGGGATTCAACTCCTATTATGATCATCGCTATGAACATCAATATTATGGGCCTTCCACTTTGCTTCCCAAAGCAATGGGCGGCAACAGCCCCACTGATCTTGATGAAATCGGCTACCGCTATTACGCCTGCCAGCGGCTTACCCAAGCTCCTGATACGCCAGCAGAACAATTGAAATTTTACAATTACTGGGTGGGCGCTTATGGTACACCAGCCAAAGCACTCCGTCAACTGGAAGGCTACTGGGGTAAAGAACGATTTGACCAGGCCATGAAAACCTACTACCAGGAATGGCAGTTCAAACATCCTCGCCCGCAAGATGTCCAATCGGCACTTGAGCGTGCAGGAAAAGATGACCTTAGTTGGTTGTTCCAGGGATTCATGCAATCGGTAGCGCTAGAAGATTATGCACTAGAAAAAATAACGCAAGGAAGCCAACCTTCTGTAAAACTAAGCAACAAAGGCACCATCGCCGGCCCATTCGCCTTACAAACCATTGATAGCAATGGAGATACGACCTTAAGCTGGCATCCGGGTTTTATTGGCGATTCGCAGATAGATTTAGCCAATAAAACTTACCAGCAGATACTTATTGACCCCGCTCACCACAGCCTGGAAGCCTACCGGGAAAACAACGGTTGGCAAAGAGGATGGGGTAAATTTGCACCACCACAGCTTCGTTTATTCACAGGTTTAAAGAGCGACACCAGGTCTACCCTGTTTGCCTTCCCCTTATTTGGATACAACGAAGATGATGGCTTCCTGCCGGGGCTTGTGTTTCATAACCGCGGTATTGTGCCTCAAACGATTGAATGGGTAGCCGCCCCTTTTTACGGTAGCAAAAGTAAGTCTATCGTAGGGATGTTGGGTTTACAGGTAAGAATAAAACCATCCGTAAACAGCAGCATTAGGGAAATAAAGCTCCAGAGCAACCTTCGCCGTTTTGATTTTGCAACTTACGAAGCCGCCGCACTACCGCTCTCCTTTCAACGGGGTGCTGCTGGTGTGTCTTTCGTTTTCCACGAACGCCCCACCAGTAAATGGGTACCCAGTATTACTACTCGAAGCCTGTTCATCCGTACCGAACAACTCAATTTCAGTATAGAGGGTGATTTTTTGGGTACGCAGAACCGACACCAGGACATTTATGAGCTAGGCTTCCATCTTGATCGCGACTGGGTATTGAGTCCTGCTCACTTTCGCCTGGCTTTTGAGCACGCCAACTACACCGATGATTTTAGTCGGGAACAACTGCACAACAAACTGATCTTAGAGGGCAAGGGCAAGCTATTGTACCAAGCCCACAAAGCGTTCCACTGGCGCTTGTTTGCGGGATTCTTTCTGAGCAATTCGTTACAAACGACCACTTACACACCAGCGCAAGCTTTCAGTCTTTTTGATCGTGGCACCGATGACTATCGATTCGACAATGCCTACCTGGGGCGCACGGCCACCGACGGCATTGCCACCCAGCAACTTGGCCTACGCGCTGGTGGTTTTCGTGCCCCCGTGCCCACAGCCTTTCAAGTGGGGCGTAGCAATAAAAGGATGATCAGCTTAAATACTTCGGTAGATCTACCCTTCACCCCCGATTGGCTACCATTGCGTCCTTACCTGGATGCGGGCAGCTACGTAGCCCCGACCTTCAACGGTGATGAAAACAAATTCCTTTGGACGGGCGGGCTTGCCCTCGAATGGCTGGATGGTCACATGGGTGTTTACGCTCCCCTCTTCGGTTCCCCGGAAATTATCAATCCCTTGAAGGAAAAAGGAGGTATCGTAGAACGCATTGCCTTTCGACTCCTCCTCACAGAATTGGGACCCTGGAAATGGGCGGATGGGTTGAGGAATTGGTAA
- a CDS encoding SRPBCC family protein encodes MKILKTLGLVVLGLLAIIIVLGLIAPNQIVTSSTTTINADPATVYQVVSELPTWERWSPWQRRDATIKTEYSETKAGAGAYYTWTSENSGAGQLTITDAWGPDSLHTLIEFDGQGNTNSNWYFKSVDKGTEVTWTFDSKFPFPFNAMLLFQDFAGMINKDYEEGLAFLKEEVESILPAGPDLTIMEVDFPATYYLVKRATISMKDVEQHFQETMPAIGMAFSQNNIEMTGTPSGLFYTWDQEKQTSDLAIGIPATKGATIDGLTAIEIPAGRALQINYVGPYAGTGAAHEALEAYMVANSLKFKAPAIERYMGDPGPDTETDPNKWMTQIVYLLED; translated from the coding sequence ATGAAAATTCTTAAAACCTTAGGCTTAGTCGTTTTAGGGCTATTAGCCATCATTATTGTATTGGGTTTGATTGCCCCTAATCAAATTGTAACCAGTAGTACAACCACCATCAATGCTGACCCGGCCACCGTTTATCAGGTAGTCAGCGAATTGCCTACTTGGGAACGTTGGTCGCCCTGGCAGCGCCGCGATGCTACCATCAAAACGGAGTATAGCGAAACCAAAGCTGGTGCTGGTGCCTATTATACTTGGACCAGTGAAAACAGTGGTGCTGGTCAGCTCACCATTACGGATGCCTGGGGCCCCGATAGTTTGCACACGTTGATTGAGTTTGATGGCCAAGGAAACACCAATTCCAATTGGTACTTCAAGTCAGTAGATAAAGGCACCGAAGTCACCTGGACTTTTGATTCCAAATTTCCTTTTCCATTCAATGCGATGCTCCTTTTTCAGGATTTTGCAGGTATGATTAATAAAGATTACGAAGAGGGTTTGGCCTTTTTGAAAGAAGAGGTAGAAAGCATTTTACCGGCTGGGCCAGACCTTACTATTATGGAGGTTGATTTTCCGGCAACCTATTATCTAGTGAAGCGAGCGACCATTTCGATGAAAGATGTGGAGCAACATTTTCAAGAAACAATGCCTGCTATAGGGATGGCATTCTCTCAGAACAATATAGAAATGACCGGAACACCATCCGGCTTGTTCTATACCTGGGATCAAGAAAAACAAACCTCTGACCTGGCCATTGGTATTCCTGCAACTAAAGGGGCAACGATAGATGGGCTCACGGCCATAGAAATTCCTGCTGGCCGGGCCTTACAGATCAATTATGTTGGTCCTTATGCAGGGACCGGTGCTGCACACGAAGCTCTTGAGGCTTATATGGTAGCCAATAGCCTTAAGTTTAAAGCACCCGCGATTGAAAGATATATGGGCGATCCAGGCCCCGATACGGAAACAGATCCTAATAAGTGGATGACGCAGATTGTGTATTTGTTGGAAGACTAG